The genomic interval TTGAGCAAGGGGATCGCCGATCCCCTGTTCGAACTGCTCAGTACCCACCCGGAAGCCCAGTATGACCTGCTGGAGTTTCGTCACGCGCTGGAAGGCATCTGTGCCTACTATGCCGCGCTGCGGGGGACTGAGGCCGACTTCGAGCGGATCCGCCTGGCGCAGTCCGCCATCGAAGAGGCGGGTCAGCAGGGGTCGCTGGTGGTCGAGTCGACCGCCGTCACCCAGTTCTATCTGGCGGTGGCGGAGGCGTCCCACAACGTGGTGCTGCTGCACCTGCTGCGGGCCATGGGCCCCATGCTCGAACAGAACATTTTACGAAATAACGAGATTTTGAATCGCCGTCCGGGAGTGGTAGCCAAGATCCGTCGCCATCGTGCGAGCCTGATCGAGGCTATCCTGTCGGGGGCTCCGGAGCGGGCCAGGGCTGCTTGTCATGAGCACCTGGCCTTTATCGAGGACACCTTGTTGGATATGCAGAGGGAAGACAGCCGGATCCAGCGATCCATGCGTCGGATCCGTCAGCAGGAAAACTAATCCCACAAGGCTTTATTGTCGAATGCTTGCGCCCTTCGCCGTGCAATGCCGTGCAATCACAACAAAATAGGAACCAGCCATGTCTGATATCCTGAAGAACGATGTGGACCCGATAGAAACGCTGGAGTGGCTTGCCTCTCTGGAATCCCTGCTGCGTGAAGAGGGTCCGCAACGCGCTCAGTTCATCCTTGAACAACTGGCCGAGAAAGCCCGCATCAGCGGTGTTGACGTGGCTGAGAAGGCGAATCGCGACTACATCAACACCATTCCTGCCAGCGACGAACCGGCTTACCCGGGCGACCTGGAGATGGAACGTCGCATCCGCGCCATCATCCGCTGGAATGCCATGATGATAGTGCTGCGCGCCTCCAAGAAAGACCTGGACCTCGGTGGTCACATGTCTTCCTTCGCCTCTTCCGCGACCATCTATGAAGTCTGCTACAACCACTTCTTCCGCGCTCGCAGCGAGAAGGACGGTGGCGATCTGGTCTACTTCCAGGGTCACATCTCCCCGGGCATCTACGCCCGTGCATTCGCCGAAGGTCGTCTGACCGAAGAGCAGCTGGACAACTTCCGTCAGGAAGTGGACGGTAAGGGCATTCCTTCCTACCCGCACCCGAAACTGATGCCGGACTTCTGGCAGTTCCCGACCGTTTCCATGGGTCTGGGCCCCATCGCCGCCATCTATCAGGCTCGCTTCCTGAAGTACCTGACCGACCGTGGTATCAAGGATTGCTCCGAGCAGACCGTTTACGCCTTCCTGGGTGACGGCGAGATGGACGAGCCGGAAGCCAAGGGTGCCCTGACCGTTGCCGTGCGTGAAAAGCTCGACAACCTGGTGTTCGTGGTCAACTGCAACCTGCAGCGTCTGGACGGTCCTGTTGTCGGCAACGGCAAGGTCATCAACGAGCTGGAAGGTCTCTTCGCTGGCGCCGGCTGGGATGTCACCAAGGTTATCTGGGGTCGCAAGTGGGATGAGCTGCTGAAGAAAGACACCTCTGGCAAGCTGATCCAGCTGATGAACGAGACCGTGGATGGCGACTATCAGACCATGAAGTCCCGTGACGGCGCTTACGTCCGTGAGCACTTCTTCAACCGTTACCCGGAAACCGCCGCGCTGGTCAAAGATATGACCGACGAGGAGATCTTCGCCCTGAACCGCGGTGGTCACGACCCCCGTAAACTGTTCGCCGCCTTCTCCAAGGCTGCAGCGACCAAGGGCAAGCCGACCGTCATCCTGGCCAAGACCATCAAGGGTTATGGCATGGGCGAAGCGGCCGAAGGCAAGAACATCGCTCACCAGGTCAAGAAGATGGATCTGGGCTCTGTGCGTCACCTGCGCGATCGTTTCAGCCTGCCGGTCACCGACGAGCAGCTGGAAAACCTGCCGTACCTGAAGATCGAAGAGGGTACCGAAGAGCACAAATACCTGCACGCCCGCCGTGCCGCGCTGAAGGGCTATGTACCGACCCGTCTGCGCGAGAGCACCACCAAGCTGGACATCCCGGCGCTGGATGCCTTCGGCCCGCTGCTGGGTGAGCAGGCACGCGAGATCTCCACCACAATGGCGTTCGTGCGTTCCCTGAACGTGCTGCTGAAAGACAAGTCCATCGGCAAGCGCATCGTTCCGATCCTGGCCGACGAAGCCCGTACCTTCGGTATGGAAGGTCTGTTCCGTCAGATCGGCATCTACAGCCCGCACGGTCAGCAATACACCCCGCAAGACCGTGACATCGTCTCCTACTACAAGGAAGACAAGCAGGGTCAGGTTCTGCAAGACGGTATCAACGAGCTGGGCGCCATGTCCTCCTGGCTGGCTGCTGCGACCTCTTACAGCACCAACGACTGCCCGATGATTCCGTTCTACATCTACTACTCCATGTTCGGCTTCCAGCGGATCGGCGACATGGCGTGGGCAGCCGGTGACCAGCAAGCCCGTGGCTTCCTGCTGGGCGCGACCTCCGGTCGTACCACTCTGAACGGTGAAGGTCTGCAGCACGAAGATGGTCACAGCCACATCCTGGCCGGCACCATCCCGAACTGCATCTCCTACGATCCGTCCTACGCCTATGAAGTAGCGGTGATCGTGCAGGACGGTCTGCGTCGCATGTACGGTGAGAAGCCGGAGAACGTCTTCTACTACATCACCACCCTGAACGAGAACTATGCCATGCCGGCCATGCCGGAAGGCGCCGAGGAAGGCATCCGCAAGGGTATCTACAAGCTGGAATCCGTGGCCGGTAACAAGGCCAAGGTACAGCTGCTGGGTTGTGGCTCCATCCTGGGCCACGTGCGTACCGCCGCCCAGATCCTGGCAAACGAGTACGGCGTCGGTTCCGACGTGTTCAGCGTGACCTCCTTCAACGAGCTGGCTCGTGATGGTCAGGACGCCGATCGCTGGAACATGCTGCACCCGACCGCTGCCGCCCGCGTACCCTACATCACCTCGGTGCTGGGTTCCGAAGCCACCATCGCCGCGACCGACTACATGAAGTCCTTCGCCGAGCAGGTGCGTGCCTTCGTGCCGACCGAGAACTACCGTGTACTGGGTACCGACGGTTACGGCCGTTCAGACAGCCGTGCCAACCTGCGTCGTCACTTCGAAGTGAACGAGTTCTATGTCGTTGTTGCTGCCCTGACCGAACTGGCCAAGCGCGGCGAGATCGACAAGCAGGTTGTGGCCGACGCCATCGCCAAATACGGCATCGATGCCGACAAGGTTAACCCGCTGTACGCGTAAGAGGATTGAGCGCCCTGTCCGGACTTGCGTGACAGGGCCTTGCCCAGGTTAATGCGACATAAGGGTAAGAGGAGATACACAGGGTCCGGACGGCAACAACGAGCCGGAACCTGCTCTTGCCAAGGTTAACGCGATAAACGTACGCGTAAGAGGATAAAGCACAATGTCCAAACAGATTATGGTGCCGGATATCGGTGCCGATGAAGTGGAAGTGACCGAGATCATGGTCGCCGTGGGTGACAAGGTCGAGCTCGACCAGTCCCTGATCGCCGTGGAGGGTGACAAGGCCTCCATGGAAGTCCCGGCCCCTGCCGCCGGTATCGTCAAAGAGATCCTGATCAAGGTGGGCGACAAGGTTGCCACCGGTTCCCAGATCATGATCTTCGAAGCGGAAGGCGCTGCTGCCGCCGCTCCGGCTCAGGCTGCCGCTCCGGTTGCCGCTGCACCGGCTGCCCCTGTTGCTGCCGCTGCCAAAGACGTGCACGTGCCGGACATCGGTGACGACGAAGTCGAAGTGACCGAGATCATGGTTGCCGTGGGCGACATGGTCGAAGCCGACCAGTCCATCATCGCCGTGGAAGGTGACAAGGCCTCCATGGAAGTACCGGCGCCGTTCGCGGGCCGCGTGGTCGAGATCAAGGTTGCCGCCGGCGCCAAGGTCTCTACCGGTTCCCTGGTGATGGTATTCGAAGTGGCGGGCGCCGCACCTGCTGCCGTGGCTGCTCCGGCTCCTGCCGCCGCCCCTGTGGCTGCTGCTGCCCCGGTTGCTGCCGGTGCCAAAGACGTCAACGTGCCGGACATCGGCGGTGACGAAGTGGAAGTGACCGAGATCATGGTCGCCGTGGGTGACAAGGTCGAAGCCGACCAGTCCCTGATCGCGGTGGAAGGTGACAAGGCCTCCATGGAAGTGCCAGCGCCGTTCGCCGGTGTGGTCAAGGAGATCAAGGTGAAGGCCGGTGACAAGGTCTCTACCGGTTCCCTGATCATGGTATTCGAAGTGGCTGGTGCTGCCCCTGCCGCCGCTCCGGTTGCGCAAGCTGCTGCCCCCGTTGCCGCTGCTCCTGCCGCCGCCCCGGTTGCTCAGGCTGCTGCCCCGGCTGCCGCTTCTTCCGACTTCGTGGCCAACGATGCCTACGTCCACGCCTCCCCGGCGGTACGCCGTCTGGCGCGCGAGTTCGGTGTCAATCTGGCCAAGGTGAAGGCCTCAGGTCGCAAGGGCCGTATCGTCAAAGAAGACGTGCAGGCTTACGTGAAGGATGCGGTCAAGCGCGCCGAGTCTACACCGGCTGCAGGTCAAGGCACTGGCAACGGCATGAGCGTGCTGCCGTGGCCGAAGGTGGACTTCAGCAAGTTCGGTCCGGTCGAAGAGCTGGAACTGACCCGGATCCAGAAGATCTCCGGTCCTGCCCTGCATCGCAACTGGGCCATGATCCCTCATGTCACCCAGTTCGACGAAGCCGACACCACCGAGCTGGAAGCCTTCCGCAAAGAGCAGAACATCCTGGCCGAGAAGCAGAAGCTGGACGTGAAGATCACCCCGCTGGTGTTCATCCTGAAGGCGGCCGCCAAGGCCCTGGAAGCGCACCCGCGCTTCTGCAGCGCCCTGTCCGAAGATGGCACCAAGCTGATCATGAAGAAGTACATCCACATCGGTGTGGCGGTAGACACTCCGGGGGGCCTGGTTGTGCCGGTCGTTCGCGACGTCAACAAGAAGGGCATCCATGAGCTGTCCCGCGATCTGGCCGAGATCTCCAAGAAGGCCCGTGCCGGCAAGCTGACCGCTGCCGACATGCAAGGTGGTTGCTTCACCATATCCAGCCTGGGTGGCATCGGCGGTACCAGCTTTACCCCGATCGTCAATGCGCCGGAAGTCGCCATCCTGGGCGTCTCCAAGTCCGACTTCAAACCGAAGTGGAACGGCAAGGAGTTCGAACCGCGCCTGATGCTGCCGCTGGCCCTGAGCTATGACCACCGTGTCATCGACGGCGCCGATGGTGCTCGCTTCATCACCACCCTGAGTGGTGTGCTGTCCGACATTCGTCGACTGGTTCTGTAAATGTAAATGAGAGGGCGAGCACAGAGCTCGCCCTTTTCACTTCTCATTTCATTAACAAAATTATAAACTTGCCCCGTTTTTTTCACGGCTGCAGCCGCCTTCTTTGGCATAAGACTGTGCTGTCCGGGGATATAGAACGACAAAGAGGTCATGATGAGTAAAGAAATCAAAACTCAGGTCGTAGTACTGGGTGCTGGCCCTGCCGGTTATTCCGCTGCTTTCCGTGCCGCCGATCTGGGTCTGGATACCGTTATCGTCGAGCGCTACTCCACCCTGGGTGGCGTCTGCCTCAACGTGGGCTGCATCCCGTCAAAGGCGCTGCTGCACGTTGCCAAAGTGATCGAAGAAGCCAAGGCGCTGGCCGAGCACGGCATCGTCTTCGGTGCCCCTCAGACCGACATCGACAAGGTGCGTCTGTGGAAAGAGAAGGTCATCAATCAGCTGACCGGCGGTCTGGCCGGTATGGCCAAGATGCGTAAAGTCCAGGTTGTGAACGGCTTCGGCAAGTTCACCGGCCCGAACACCCTCGAAGTGGAAGGCGCCGACGGCAAGACCACCGTCACCTTCGACAACGCCATCATCGCGGCCGGTTCCCGTCCGGTGAAGCTGCCCTTCATCCCCCACGATGACCCCCGCGTCTGGGATTCGACCGATGCGCTGGAACTGACCACAGTACCGGGCAAGCTGCTGGTTATCGGCGGTGGCATCATCGGTCTGGAGATGGGTACCGTTTACTCCTCCCTGGGTTCCGAGATCGACGTGGTGGAATTTGCCGATCAGCTGGTACCGGCTGCGGACAAAGACATCGTCAAGATCTACACCAAGCGCGTTGCCAAGAAATTCAACATCATGCTGGAGACCAAGGTCACTGCAGTTGAAGCCCGTGAAGACGGCCTGTACGTCTCCTACGAAGGCAAGCACGCCCCGGCCGAACCGGTTCGCTACGACAACGTGCTGGTCGCGGTCGGTCGTGTGCCGAACGGCAAGCTGATGGACGCCGAGAAAGCCGGTGTTGCCGTCAACGAGCGCGGTTTCATCGAAGTGGACAAGCAGCTGCGTACCAACGTTCCGCACATCCATGCCATCGGTGACATCGTCGGTCAGCCGATGCTGGCTCACAAGGGTGTGCACGAAGGCCACGTGGCGGCCGAAGTCATCGCCGGCAAGAAGCACTACTTCGACCCGAAAGTGATCCCGTCCATCGCCTACACCGAGCCAGAGATGGCCTGGGTCGGTCTGACCGAGAAGGAAGCCAAGCAACAGGGCCTGAACTTCGAAGTCGCCACCTTCCCCTGGGCTGCCTCCGGCCGCGCCATCGCCTCCGATTGCGCCGACGGCATGACCAAGCTGATCTTCGACAAGGACAGCAACCGCGTCATCGGTGGTGCCATTGTTGGTACCAACGGTGGTGAGCTGCTGGGCGAGATCGGTCTGGCCATCGAGATGGGTGCCGACGCCGAAGATCTGGCGCTGACCATCCACGCTCACCCGACTCTGCACGAGTCCGTGGGCCTGGCAGCCGAAGTGTTCGAAGGCTCCATCACCGATCTGCCGAACGCCAAGGCCAAGAAGAAAAAGTAATTTTCTTCTCCGCTTGCATAAAAAAGCCGCTCGAATGAGCGGCTTTTTTGTTTCTTCATGAGAAAAGAGATTTGTTCGAGGCCTCTTGCTATGCTGAGGCCTGTCATATCAAGCGACGATCTGCCAATGCAAGCACCTGCCATACCCGATTACGAACGACAGCGTCTCGATGCCTTGCGGCGTCTCGCCATTCTGGACAGCTCGGCCGAGGAGCGATTCGACCGCATCACCCGGATGGCGCGCAACCTGTTCGAGGTTCCCATCTCGCTGATCTCTCTGGTGGATGAGGAACGGCAGTGGTTCAAGTCCCGCTGTGGCCTGGATGCGCAGGAGACCCCCCGCGACATCTCCTTCTGCGGTCATGCGATCCTAGGCGAGGAGATCTTCGTGGTGGAGGACACTGCCCTGGATCTGCGCTTCGCCGACAATCCCCTGGTGCTGGGGGATCCCTACATTCGCTTCTATGCCGGCAGCCCCTTGCAGCTTGCGGGGGGCCACAAGGTGGGTACCCTCTGCCTCATAGATCGCAGGCCACGCCTGCTGGATGAGCGCCAGAAGTCACTGTTGGTGGATCTGGCGGGCATGGTGGAGCACGAGTTGGCGGCCATTCAACTGGCCATCCTGGACGAGCTGACCGGCATCACCAATCGCCGCGGTTTCATCATGCTGGGGCAAAAGTGCCTGCAGCTCTCCCATCGGCAGGGACAGGAGGCGAGCTTGCTGTTCCTCGATCTCAACCGTTTCAAGGAGATTAACGACACCTTGGGGCACGAGGTGGGGGATGACGCCCTGCGTCAGATGGCGGCCCTGCTGTCCCGGGTGTTTCGCAACGCCGATATCTTTGCCCGTCTGGGGGGCGACGAGTTCGTGGTGCTGCTGCCCGGCATAGGGCCCGAGCTGGTGTCACGGGTGCTGGTCCGCTTCGATGAGGCGCTGGCTAGCTTCAACCGGGAGGCGGGCAAACCCTATCTGCTGACCTGCTCCACAGGGGTGGCTCACTATGATCCGGCGTTGCCCCCCGAATTGGAGCTACTGCTGCAACAGGCGGACAAGCAGATGTACGACCACAAAAAAAGGCGCTAGCAGCGCCCCTTCTTGGCCTGTCCCGGTGGACAGAAGTGACCCCTGTGGCCGCCATGATAGTCATCGTAGTAATAGCCATCATGATGGCCATCGTAGACCCGGATCCGGGTGTCATCCAGGCTGACATCGGCGCCGTGCACCCGCACCGGGCCGCTGCTACAGGCTGACAACAACGCGCCCAGTACCATTACCATCATCAGTTTGCCCATATTGTTCTCCTTCACTCTCCTTTGATTATGCGGTATTCCGGCAGCGACCCTGAGTCAGATTTGCGCCGCAGCGTCATGGCTTGCCGTTGTCACAAAACAGGGAGCGCTGCGGCGCTCCCTGGGTGAGGGGGTGGAGAGTGGGAGACTCAGAGCCGGAAGTTGCCGACCAGCTTGTCGAGCTCGCCGGAGAGCTGCTGCAGACTGCGGCTGGACTCCGTCAGCTGGTGGGCGATGTCGGCTGTCTCCATGGTGAGCTGGTTGATGTCCTCCACGTTGCGGTTGATCTCCCCCACCACGCTGGATTGCTCCTCGGTGGCGGTGGCGACCTGGATGTTCATGTCGCTGATCTGGGTGATGTGGGCGGTGATCTGGCCGAGCGCCCCGTTGGCGGCATCGGCCTGGGTCACCACTTCCAGACTCTGGTTGCGGCCCTGGGCCATGGCGCTGACGGCGCGAGCGCTCTGCTCCTGGAGGCGGTTGATCATGCCCTGGATCTCGGCGGTGGAGGCGGCGGAGCGGCTGGCGAGGTTGCGCACCTCGTCGGCCACAACGGCGAAGCCGCGACCCTGTTCACCGGCGCGGGCGGCCTCGATGGCGGCGTTCAGCGCCAGCAGGTTGGTCTGCTCCGAGATGCTGCGGATGGTGTCGAGTATGCTGCCGATGGAGTCGGTCTGGCTCGCCAGGGATTCGATGACTCCGGCCACCTGCTCGATTTCACCGGAGAGACCGACGATGCCGTGGCGGGCCTGCGCCACCACGACCGCACCCGCATCGGCCTGATCGTTGGCCTGCCTGGCCACATCGGCGGCGAGGGACGCATTGCCGGCGATCTCGCTGACGGTGGCGCCCATCTCGTGGATGGCGGTGGCGACCTGGACGGTGCGATCCCGCTGGGCGGTGCAGTTGTGCTGGGTCAGCTGGGCCTTGGCGGCCACCTCGTTGGCGGTGGCGGCGAGCTGGCGGGAGTTGTTCGCCACCTGCTCGATGGAGCCATGGATCTTGGCGACGAAGTTGTTGAAACCGGTGGCGACCTGGCTCAGTTCGTCCCGTCCTTCCACCTTGAGGCGCTGGGTCAGATCCCCGTCACCACTGCCCAGTTCCCGGAACAGGCGAGCCAGTTCGTTGAGGGGGCGACTGACGGAGCCAGCCAGCAGGACGCCAAGCAGCCCCATGCCGACGGCGATGAGCAGGCTCACCAGCACTATGTGCAGCCGCGCCTTGTCCAGCTCGGCATAGATCTCGGCTTCCGGCACCTGGGCTACCAGATACCAGTCGAGCAGGGGAATGTAGCTGGTGGCGAGCACCACGGGCTGGCCATCTATTTCGGCGTGGGTGGCGGCAAAGGGCTGCTTGGTCATCAGTGCGCCGGCGCCCGGGCCTGCCAGCTGACTCAGGCTGTCGCGGTCGATGCGAGCGGCGTCCGGGTGCAGTTTCACCTTGCCGCTGCCATCTGTCATGAAGACGAAGCCGCTGTCGCCGATGCGGAAGTTGGCGAGCATGCTGACCATGCTGTCGAGAGACTTTGCGAGCCCGGCCAGACCGCGCCCGTCGAGCTGCTGGAAGTTGACGAACAGCTTCACCTCGCCATTGCTCTCGCGAAAGATGCTGAGCATCAGGTCCTGTCCGCTCTTGGTGTAGTCGTAGAACCAGTTGTCCTGTTCATGGTTCAGGATGCGCAGGAAGCCGTCCTGGTTGTAGTAGGCGGCGCTCTGGCGATCGGCGAAGGAGGCGGTGACCAGGCCATACTGGCTGGTCATGTCCTTGAGCTGGTCGATGAGGATGGACTCCTGCTCCTTGGGCATGCCGCGGGCCACCCAGTCCAGCACGAAGCGATCATTGGCCAGCTGCCTGGCGGCGCTCGCGACCGAGGTGAGATCCTTCTCGATCTCCTTGCCGATCCGCTGGGTCAGGTTGGGCAGCTCCTGCTCGAACATGCGGGTCTCGATCAGCTGCTGGGCCGAGCGCTGGCTGAAGTAGCCCACCAGCAGGCAGGAGAGAGCCACGGCGAGGATGACGGTGGCCAGAATTTTCTGTTTGAGTGTCAGGCTTGCGAACATAAGGGTGACTCGGGGTGTGGGCCTAAGGTTGAGTACATATTAACGGCTGGCCGGGCGCGCTCTTGAGGTGGTGGCGGCGATTATTGCCGATTAACGTTTGCGATCACATCAGGTCGGGACTGAATTGGGGCCTGGCATCCCTGACCCTGTCGTTGAAGGGCGATGACATCTCGCCAGCGCGGCCGGTTGCAGTTAAAGTTCTTCAACTTATCGCTGGCGGCGCCCACGTCGGCGGAAAGCTCACTCGACTCGCACGGATCAATGGACACTCATATGCGCATCTTTCATCGGGGATGGACCCATCTGCTTATGCTTCTGCTGGCGACCCTGCCGCTCATGGCGGCCGCACAGGCCGGCGATACCGCCCAGGTGCGAGGCGGTAGCGCCAAGGCTGACCGACCCAGGATAGCCCTGGTGCTGAGCGGCGGCGGCGCCAAGGGGGCGGCCCACATAGGGGTGCTCAAGGTGCTGGAGGAGAAGCGCATCCCGGTCGACATCGTCGTCGGCACCAGCATGGGCTCCTACGTGGCGGGCATGTACGCCATGGGGCTCAGTGCCGAGGAGGTGGAGCGGATAACGCTCGCCATCGACTGGAACAAGGGTTATCAGGACAAGGTCGGTCGTGACGAGCTCTCCCTGCGCAAGAAGCAGCAGAGCGAGAAGTACCAGCTGCGCACCGACATCGGAGTCAACGGGGATTCCACCCAGTTGCCTGACGGTTTCTTCCAGGGCCAATCCATGGCCAGCCTGCTGCGCCATGCCACCTCCAACCTGCCGGCGCAGAAGAGCTTCGACGATCTGCCCATTCCCTACCGCGCCGTGGCCACCGACATGGAGACTGTGACCCCCTTCGTGCTGGACAGTGGCAGCCTGGCCAAGGCGATGCAGGCCTCCATGTCCATCCCCGGCGCCCTCAAGCCCGTGGAGTGGGAGGGGCACATCCTGGCCGACGGCGGCACCGTCAACAACATGCCGGTGGACGTGGCCAAGGCCATGGGGGCCGACGTGGTGATAGCGGTGGACATAGGGGCCAAGCTGCGCACCCGGGAGTCGCTGAAGTCGGGGCTAGCCATGATAGATCAGCTCACCACCTACATGACCCAGGTCGGCACCGAGAAGCAGAAGGCGCTGCTGGGGCCGAAGGATGTGCTGCTCAGCCCTGAGTTTGGCAACATGGGGATCGCCGACTTTGTCCTGATGCCCGAGGGGATCAAGCAGGGAGAGGCGGTGGCCAACCGGGCCTCTGCCCAGCTCGATGCCTTGTCGCTCTCCCCCGACGCTTACGCGGATTACCGCAACAAGAAGCTGAGCCGCCGTGCCGAACGCAGCGGCCAGCCGGCCTACTACATCGACAAGGTGGAGATCCTCAACAAGTCGCGCCTCTCCGACGACACTGTGCGTGGCATGTTCAAGATACGTCCGGACAAGGTACAGACCTATGAGAGCCTGGAAGCGGGCATTCGCCGGCTCTATGCGCTGGAGTCGTTCGATCGCATCACCTACGAGGTGGAGGAGCGGGACGGCGAGAACGTGCTGGTGGTGGATGCCAGCGAGAAGAACTGGGGGCCGGGCTATCTCAACTTCCAGCTCGGCTTCTCCGATGACTTCGAGAGCAGCTCCAACTACAACGTCGGCATGTCCTACACCCTGACCAACGTCAACGACTGGGGCGCCGAGTGGCTGACCGAGGCGTCGCTCGGCACGGCCAAGCACCTCAAGACCGACTTCTACACGCCGCTGGAGCCCTCCCAGACCTTCTATGGCGAGGCGAGCCTGGCCTATGACAAGACCCAGCGCCGGGTCTTCTTCCCGGAGGAGGATGTGCAACTGTCTGGAGTCCGTTATCTGGACTCGGAGTACAGCTTCACCAGTGTGGATCTCGCCGTCGGCTGGAATCGTCAACCCTGGAGCAGGTTGTCCCTGGGGCTGGAGGGCAAGGTCGGCGGGGTCGATATCCAGAATATCGCCAATGCGGATGCGGACGCTTCCGCCTGGGGTCCCTATGTCCGTTTCGAACACGACACCCTCGACAGCCGCTACTTCCCCTACGCGGGGATCTACTGGGACATCAAGGGGGGATATTCCCATATCGAGCTTGATCCGTCCGAAGGTCCCTCCGAGCAGACCGAGGGGCTCAACTATCACCTGGTGATGGTCAAGCCCTGGTCCTGGGACAGGCACAGCCTCAACCTGATGCTGGAAGGGGGTGGCTCCACCTCGCAGGAAACTGTGCCCCTGTTCGTGCAGGATCTGGGGGGGCTGTTCCGTATGTCCGGCTTCCAGCACTACCAGCTGAGTGGCCGCTACAGCCTGTTCAGCGGTCTGCGCTACATCTACCGGGTGGCGGACAACGACTTCGGTGCCTTCAAGGCCCCCCTGTTCCTCGGGGGCTCCCTCGAGCAGGGCGGGGTCTGGGACAAGGGGAGCGACATCAGTCTGGAGTCCTCCTATACCGCCGGCTCCGTCTATGTGGGGGTGGAGAGCTTCCTCGGCCCCATCTTCCTCGGCTATGGCATGGCGGAGGGGGGGCACGACATGTTCTATCTGCAAT from Aeromonas rivipollensis carries:
- a CDS encoding methyl-accepting chemotaxis protein → MFASLTLKQKILATVILAVALSCLLVGYFSQRSAQQLIETRMFEQELPNLTQRIGKEIEKDLTSVASAARQLANDRFVLDWVARGMPKEQESILIDQLKDMTSQYGLVTASFADRQSAAYYNQDGFLRILNHEQDNWFYDYTKSGQDLMLSIFRESNGEVKLFVNFQQLDGRGLAGLAKSLDSMVSMLANFRIGDSGFVFMTDGSGKVKLHPDAARIDRDSLSQLAGPGAGALMTKQPFAATHAEIDGQPVVLATSYIPLLDWYLVAQVPEAEIYAELDKARLHIVLVSLLIAVGMGLLGVLLAGSVSRPLNELARLFRELGSGDGDLTQRLKVEGRDELSQVATGFNNFVAKIHGSIEQVANNSRQLAATANEVAAKAQLTQHNCTAQRDRTVQVATAIHEMGATVSEIAGNASLAADVARQANDQADAGAVVVAQARHGIVGLSGEIEQVAGVIESLASQTDSIGSILDTIRSISEQTNLLALNAAIEAARAGEQGRGFAVVADEVRNLASRSAASTAEIQGMINRLQEQSARAVSAMAQGRNQSLEVVTQADAANGALGQITAHITQISDMNIQVATATEEQSSVVGEINRNVEDINQLTMETADIAHQLTESSRSLQQLSGELDKLVGNFRL
- a CDS encoding patatin-like phospholipase family protein yields the protein MRIFHRGWTHLLMLLLATLPLMAAAQAGDTAQVRGGSAKADRPRIALVLSGGGAKGAAHIGVLKVLEEKRIPVDIVVGTSMGSYVAGMYAMGLSAEEVERITLAIDWNKGYQDKVGRDELSLRKKQQSEKYQLRTDIGVNGDSTQLPDGFFQGQSMASLLRHATSNLPAQKSFDDLPIPYRAVATDMETVTPFVLDSGSLAKAMQASMSIPGALKPVEWEGHILADGGTVNNMPVDVAKAMGADVVIAVDIGAKLRTRESLKSGLAMIDQLTTYMTQVGTEKQKALLGPKDVLLSPEFGNMGIADFVLMPEGIKQGEAVANRASAQLDALSLSPDAYADYRNKKLSRRAERSGQPAYYIDKVEILNKSRLSDDTVRGMFKIRPDKVQTYESLEAGIRRLYALESFDRITYEVEERDGENVLVVDASEKNWGPGYLNFQLGFSDDFESSSNYNVGMSYTLTNVNDWGAEWLTEASLGTAKHLKTDFYTPLEPSQTFYGEASLAYDKTQRRVFFPEEDVQLSGVRYLDSEYSFTSVDLAVGWNRQPWSRLSLGLEGKVGGVDIQNIANADADASAWGPYVRFEHDTLDSRYFPYAGIYWDIKGGYSHIELDPSEGPSEQTEGLNYHLVMVKPWSWDRHSLNLMLEGGGSTSQETVPLFVQDLGGLFRMSGFQHYQLSGRYSLFSGLRYIYRVADNDFGAFKAPLFLGGSLEQGGVWDKGSDISLESSYTAGSVYVGVESFLGPIFLGYGMAEGGHDMFYLQLGTTFQ